Proteins from a single region of Thiomicrorhabdus sp. Kp2:
- a CDS encoding pyridoxal phosphate-dependent aminotransferase: MFNFNQSISRAGTHAEKYELRQALFGTNDVIPMWVADMDLPTPPFVMNVLKSRLNHPLLGYTLTPPGVYQAIIGWQAQHDYIVETSQILFTHNVANGFFMAVSAFTRPGDSVLVQTPIYPPFLKAPEINDRKLVEAPLNLIDGRYQIDFDEFEKTVVDNSVKLFLFCNPQNPSGRVWLRTELEQLANICLKHQVTIVSDEIHSDMVYAPHKHIPIASLSDKIANITITLNSPGKTFNLGGLQIGYAIIANKELKADYLQICQQNAIDSVNLFGQIALTAAYTEQGKEWRDELLSHFLQNIDLLEQFLKKELPQVKVMRPEASYLVWLDFRALFTHQTDLKDWLVNKAKLGLNDGENFGGESKAGTGFMRINLAVPKPTLDKALQQIRQAIYSLPAQ, translated from the coding sequence ATGTTTAACTTCAATCAGTCCATCTCTAGGGCTGGCACTCATGCCGAAAAATATGAATTACGCCAAGCTCTATTTGGCACAAACGATGTCATCCCAATGTGGGTGGCAGATATGGATTTGCCAACCCCACCATTTGTAATGAACGTCCTTAAATCTCGTTTAAACCACCCTTTATTAGGTTATACACTTACGCCTCCTGGCGTGTATCAAGCCATTATTGGTTGGCAGGCGCAACATGACTACATTGTAGAAACCTCACAAATACTGTTTACTCATAATGTGGCTAATGGCTTCTTTATGGCGGTTTCAGCTTTTACCAGGCCTGGTGATTCAGTTTTGGTACAAACACCGATTTATCCACCGTTTTTAAAAGCGCCCGAAATTAATGACCGAAAACTGGTTGAAGCCCCGCTCAATTTGATTGATGGACGCTATCAAATTGACTTTGATGAATTTGAAAAAACGGTTGTGGATAACTCTGTAAAACTTTTTTTATTTTGCAATCCACAAAACCCCTCGGGGCGTGTTTGGCTAAGAACCGAACTAGAACAACTCGCCAATATTTGCCTTAAACACCAAGTCACCATTGTTTCAGATGAGATACATTCCGATATGGTTTATGCTCCGCATAAACACATTCCAATTGCCTCTCTCTCAGATAAGATTGCCAATATCACCATCACATTAAACTCCCCAGGAAAGACTTTTAATTTAGGTGGATTGCAAATTGGTTATGCCATTATTGCCAATAAAGAACTCAAGGCGGATTATCTACAAATTTGCCAACAAAATGCGATTGATAGCGTAAACTTATTTGGCCAAATCGCCTTGACGGCTGCTTATACTGAGCAAGGCAAGGAGTGGCGAGATGAACTGCTTAGTCACTTCCTACAAAATATTGATCTGCTTGAGCAGTTTTTAAAAAAAGAGTTGCCTCAAGTTAAAGTTATGCGACCAGAAGCCTCGTACCTAGTTTGGTTAGATTTTAGAGCACTATTTACCCATCAAACGGATCTTAAGGATTGGTTAGTCAATAAAGCCAAGCTTGGCTTAAATGATGGGGAAAATTTCGGTGGAGAAAGTAAGGCGGGAACTGGCTTTATGCGCATCAACCTCGCTGTGCCCAAACCCACTTTAGACAAAGCCTTGCAACAGATAAGACAGGCAATATACTCACTGCCTGCTCAATAG
- the aroB gene encoding 3-dehydroquinate synthase has product MKTLKVELGDRSYPIFIGQGLMGNAELVKPYVKGQQVLIVTNTTVAPLYLEACKKAFADFNVQSVVLPDGEEYKNLETLNLVFDKLIGERFDRSCTLIALGGGVIGDMTGFAAAAFQRGVNFIQMPTTLLSQVDSSVGGKTGVNHPLGKNMIGAFHQPECVVIDTETLNTLEDRQLSAGLAEVIKYGLIQDLEFFEWLEANIEKLLNREPEALSYAIERSCQDKADIVAKDEKEAGLRALFNLGHTFGHAIEAGMGYGNWLHGEGVSAGSMQAVYMSKLLGNLTQADQERIQAIFERAKLPVVPPSVEEMSNEKYLGLMAGDKKVQAGTIRLVLLKTIGQAYVTGDYPQAVLEQTLTEWR; this is encoded by the coding sequence GTGAAAACATTAAAGGTTGAATTAGGGGATAGAAGTTATCCTATTTTTATTGGTCAAGGCTTAATGGGTAATGCCGAGTTGGTTAAGCCCTATGTGAAAGGCCAACAAGTCTTAATTGTCACCAATACCACAGTGGCGCCACTCTATTTAGAGGCTTGTAAAAAAGCCTTTGCTGACTTTAATGTTCAATCAGTGGTGTTGCCTGATGGTGAAGAGTATAAAAACCTAGAAACCTTAAACTTGGTGTTTGATAAGTTGATTGGTGAACGTTTTGATCGTAGTTGCACTTTGATTGCGTTAGGTGGTGGAGTGATTGGCGATATGACGGGGTTTGCCGCGGCCGCTTTTCAGCGAGGTGTGAACTTTATTCAAATGCCAACCACCTTGCTTTCTCAAGTAGATTCATCGGTAGGTGGCAAAACAGGTGTGAATCATCCATTAGGCAAAAATATGATTGGGGCATTTCATCAGCCAGAGTGTGTGGTGATTGATACCGAAACCTTAAATACCTTAGAAGATCGCCAGCTCTCGGCAGGCCTGGCAGAAGTGATTAAATACGGTTTGATTCAAGATTTAGAATTTTTTGAGTGGCTAGAAGCCAATATTGAAAAGCTGCTTAATCGTGAACCAGAAGCATTGTCATACGCCATTGAACGTTCTTGCCAAGATAAAGCCGATATTGTGGCTAAGGATGAAAAAGAAGCTGGGCTTCGAGCATTATTCAATTTAGGTCACACCTTTGGTCACGCGATTGAAGCGGGTATGGGTTATGGCAACTGGTTACATGGTGAGGGCGTGAGCGCTGGCTCTATGCAAGCGGTTTATATGTCTAAGTTATTAGGCAATCTTACCCAAGCTGACCAAGAGCGAATTCAAGCGATTTTTGAGCGTGCTAAATTACCTGTGGTTCCGCCATCGGTTGAAGAGATGAGTAATGAAAAGTATTTAGGCCTAATGGCGGGTGATAAAAAAGTACAAGCAGGTACTATCCGTTTAGTTTTACTTAAAACCATTGGTCAAGCCTATGTAACGGGTGATTATCCCCAAGCCGTTTTAGAGCAAACGCTTACTGAGTGGCGTTAA
- the rpoH gene encoding RNA polymerase sigma factor RpoH, which yields MSITTYPQAEQAQTLPSAHVLAHQLAPGQNLESYLHTIQSVQQLTANEEKALAEKLYYHDDVEAARQLILSSLRYVVPVARSYNGYGLPLGDIIQEGNIGLMKAVKRFNPEENVRLMTFAVHWIRAEINEYVIKNWRIVKTATTKAQRKLFFKLRSTKKNLEWFGDKDADAVAEELGVTRKDVLEMETRLYGKDLSVDMQLDDENENITFPVLISQEADPETALVQSNQAEYELARMQNALASLDDRSRDILQKRWLTDDKVGLKELSAEYGVSMERIRQVEQQALNKLKNLLVA from the coding sequence ATGTCAATTACAACTTACCCACAAGCAGAACAAGCGCAGACCTTACCTTCTGCACACGTATTAGCACACCAATTAGCGCCAGGCCAAAACCTGGAAAGTTATTTGCATACCATTCAAAGTGTGCAACAACTGACAGCAAATGAAGAAAAAGCACTTGCTGAAAAACTGTACTACCACGATGATGTTGAAGCGGCTCGTCAGCTCATTTTATCGTCACTACGTTATGTGGTACCAGTGGCACGTTCTTATAATGGTTATGGTTTACCTTTAGGCGATATTATTCAAGAAGGTAACATTGGCTTAATGAAAGCGGTAAAACGTTTTAACCCTGAAGAGAATGTGCGTTTAATGACGTTTGCCGTGCATTGGATTCGTGCCGAAATTAATGAGTATGTCATTAAAAACTGGCGTATTGTGAAAACGGCCACCACTAAAGCGCAACGTAAACTGTTCTTTAAACTTCGTAGCACCAAAAAAAATCTAGAGTGGTTTGGTGATAAAGATGCCGATGCGGTCGCTGAAGAACTCGGTGTAACACGTAAAGACGTTCTAGAGATGGAAACCCGCCTTTATGGTAAAGATTTATCTGTGGATATGCAGCTGGATGATGAGAATGAAAACATCACCTTCCCAGTATTAATCAGCCAGGAAGCGGATCCAGAAACGGCTTTAGTTCAATCTAACCAGGCAGAATATGAGCTAGCCCGCATGCAAAATGCACTCGCCAGTTTGGATGATCGTAGCCGTGATATTCTACAAAAACGCTGGTTAACCGATGATAAAGTTGGTTTAAAAGAGCTTTCTGCTGAGTACGGTGTTTCAATGGAACGTATTCGTCAGGTAGAACAACAAGCATTAAATAAATTAAAAAACCTCTTAGTTGCTTAA
- the fliS gene encoding flagellar export chaperone FliS, whose protein sequence is MTLNNTTAQEIKAPILEEYHRNQEAEKQLAENPRKTVLLLLQGAVDKGNLAKVCHQSHALVEKGFHLGRMTTILDALRDRLSLTQDTPLAFDLEELYRYADQSIQEAVFEKDTFYLDSSIEILTELRDAWLEMMQQTGQLPENN, encoded by the coding sequence ATGACTTTAAACAACACTACAGCGCAAGAGATTAAAGCGCCAATTTTAGAAGAATATCATAGAAACCAAGAAGCAGAAAAACAGCTGGCCGAGAACCCTCGTAAAACTGTTTTACTCCTACTACAAGGTGCCGTTGATAAAGGCAACCTGGCAAAAGTTTGCCACCAAAGCCATGCTTTAGTCGAAAAAGGCTTTCATTTAGGACGTATGACTACGATTCTTGATGCTCTTCGTGATCGTTTAAGCCTGACTCAAGACACACCGTTAGCATTTGATTTAGAAGAACTTTACCGTTATGCCGATCAAAGTATTCAGGAAGCGGTATTTGAAAAGGATACCTTCTATCTTGATAGTTCAATTGAAATCCTTACTGAGCTTCGCGACGCTTGGTTAGAAATGATGCAGCAAACAGGGCAGCTGCCTGAAAACAATTAA
- a CDS encoding YoaK family protein — translation MPYPIREQIESDTDFSVSLSKLYWISFTMTLIAGYINSAILIEFGIPVSQMTGVSSRISDALIDIDWIELTKNLMILCGFFSGAVLSGLLIGQSKYKTTPNYGYALLINSALLTIATIFSFIQSEISILLAAIACGLQNALVASYRGLQIRTTHVTGTVTDLGVHVAQKIKNKTPWSWQGNVLIVLFLGFIIGGIIGIFAYRIFPNWSLIFPAAISLTLGGLYLHQFKNTPKEN, via the coding sequence GTGCCTTACCCTATTCGAGAACAAATAGAAAGCGATACAGACTTTAGTGTTTCATTATCCAAACTCTATTGGATTAGCTTTACCATGACACTCATCGCAGGTTACATCAATAGTGCTATCTTGATTGAATTTGGAATCCCTGTTAGCCAAATGACAGGGGTGAGCTCTCGCATTAGTGATGCATTGATTGATATCGATTGGATTGAACTGACAAAAAATCTCATGATTTTATGCGGATTTTTCAGCGGTGCAGTCCTTTCTGGCCTGCTAATTGGTCAATCCAAATACAAAACCACCCCAAATTATGGCTATGCCCTACTTATTAATAGCGCACTATTAACCATCGCAACGATCTTTAGCTTTATTCAATCTGAAATATCTATTTTATTAGCGGCCATTGCTTGTGGCCTACAAAATGCGTTGGTTGCCAGCTATCGTGGACTACAGATTCGAACCACTCATGTAACTGGAACAGTAACGGATTTAGGCGTTCATGTTGCCCAAAAAATTAAAAACAAAACCCCCTGGTCTTGGCAGGGAAATGTCTTAATTGTGTTATTTTTAGGTTTTATTATTGGCGGCATTATCGGTATCTTTGCCTATCGCATTTTTCCGAACTGGTCATTGATATTTCCTGCTGCCATTAGCTTAACCTTGGGTGGGCTATATCTACACCAATTTAAAAACACACCAAAAGAAAATTGA
- a CDS encoding ABC transporter ATP-binding protein, with the protein MKLVEALNLTKSYAMGGETVNAIQGVDFVIHSGAFVSFVGPSGSGKSTLLNMIGCLDKPTDGTLKVDGVDISRLNRQQAAKFRGETVGFIFQDFNLIPVLTVAENIEYPLLMVQNWPTNERQQRVNTLMEAVGISDQANKFPHQLSGGQKQRVAVARALASKAKLILADEPTANLDHDTAFRIIDLMKQMRDEFNTTFIFSTHDTKIMDAAEVLFTLEDGKLSQHIQGGQA; encoded by the coding sequence ATGAAGCTGGTTGAAGCATTAAATTTGACTAAATCTTATGCAATGGGTGGCGAAACCGTCAATGCCATTCAAGGTGTCGATTTTGTCATTCATAGCGGGGCTTTTGTCTCCTTTGTTGGGCCTTCAGGTAGCGGCAAAAGCACACTTCTGAATATGATTGGTTGTTTAGACAAACCTACAGATGGTACTCTTAAAGTGGATGGCGTTGATATTAGCCGTTTAAATCGCCAACAAGCGGCTAAATTCCGTGGCGAAACCGTGGGGTTTATTTTTCAAGACTTCAATTTGATACCTGTTTTAACGGTGGCCGAAAACATCGAATACCCTCTTTTAATGGTACAAAACTGGCCCACTAATGAACGGCAACAACGTGTAAATACACTCATGGAAGCCGTAGGCATTAGTGACCAAGCCAATAAGTTTCCGCACCAACTTTCTGGTGGTCAAAAGCAACGTGTTGCCGTGGCGCGTGCTTTAGCCTCTAAAGCCAAGTTGATTTTGGCCGATGAACCCACCGCCAATTTAGACCACGACACCGCATTTCGTATTATTGATTTAATGAAACAGATGCGCGATGAATTCAATACCACGTTTATTTTCTCCACCCATGACACCAAAATCATGGATGCCGCAGAAGTTTTGTTTACGCTTGAGGATGGAAAGCTCTCACAACATATTCAGGGAGGGCAAGCCTAA
- a CDS encoding ABC transporter permease, with translation MKILRIASRNLLRYQRRTLLTTILITLGVVAMLLFVSTSGSFKAMMVGQITDSMMGHLQIHKKGYVSSIDSLPLTLNMKPKMVEKAEQQLAQMPQVEAWSPRIKLGAMFSNFSETTSIRLNGVIPEKEIAACPELSQRILGEQPQTLIERGKLLIPELIAKGLKVKVGDPVVLVATNRDGSVNGINFVVHGILEGLSGPGGRDGYIHIDDARELLRIEDNEISEIAIRLKSAELEKPAQKALQETLGQMKNQMDKPAFEIHSWDKLSPFANIAKMIDLMTLFIKIMLVAIVLISVMNVMIMAVYERVREIGTLAAMGTQPRTILALFLTEGLLLGIVGAVLGILISLLIIFGLQQAEISFAFGRQTGLVLYPVLTISDALFASGTVILAAILASLQPAWKASKLNPVEALRQV, from the coding sequence ATGAAAATTCTACGCATTGCCAGCCGTAACTTATTACGTTATCAACGTCGTACCCTTTTAACCACCATACTAATTACGCTGGGTGTGGTAGCCATGCTGTTATTTGTCAGTACCTCTGGATCATTTAAAGCGATGATGGTTGGTCAAATTACCGACTCGATGATGGGACATTTACAAATCCACAAAAAAGGCTATGTATCCTCCATTGACAGCCTACCTCTCACCCTTAATATGAAACCTAAAATGGTTGAAAAAGCCGAACAACAACTAGCCCAAATGCCACAAGTAGAAGCTTGGTCTCCGCGCATTAAACTAGGTGCCATGTTCAGTAACTTTTCAGAAACCACCAGTATTCGTTTAAATGGCGTTATCCCTGAAAAAGAGATAGCCGCTTGTCCAGAGTTGTCACAACGTATTCTTGGTGAACAACCTCAAACCCTAATTGAACGGGGCAAGCTATTAATACCTGAACTGATTGCCAAAGGGCTCAAGGTTAAAGTGGGCGACCCTGTGGTGCTTGTCGCCACCAACCGAGATGGTTCAGTCAATGGCATTAACTTTGTTGTTCACGGCATCTTAGAAGGTCTGTCTGGTCCAGGCGGGCGTGATGGTTATATTCATATAGACGACGCTCGTGAATTACTGCGCATTGAAGACAACGAAATCAGCGAGATAGCGATTCGATTAAAATCGGCTGAACTGGAAAAACCCGCCCAAAAAGCCTTGCAAGAAACCCTAGGACAGATGAAAAATCAAATGGATAAACCCGCTTTTGAAATCCACAGTTGGGACAAGCTTTCACCCTTTGCCAATATTGCAAAAATGATTGATTTAATGACTCTGTTTATCAAAATCATGTTGGTTGCCATCGTTTTAATTAGTGTGATGAATGTCATGATTATGGCGGTATATGAACGTGTTCGCGAAATTGGCACCTTGGCCGCTATGGGCACGCAACCCAGAACCATCTTAGCGCTGTTTTTAACAGAGGGTTTATTATTAGGCATTGTTGGTGCAGTTTTGGGCATTCTTATTAGTTTACTGATTATTTTTGGCTTACAACAAGCCGAAATCAGTTTTGCCTTTGGTCGCCAAACAGGCCTGGTACTCTATCCTGTCCTGACGATAAGTGATGCACTATTTGCATCAGGCACGGTTATTTTAGCGGCCATTTTAGCGAGCCTGCAACCCGCATGGAAAGCTTCAAAACTCAATCCTGTTGAAGCGTTACGACAAGTTTAA
- the aroK gene encoding shikimate kinase AroK, whose translation MYKESIFLVGPMGAGKSTVGKLLAEKLHYSFVDSDHEIEARTGATIPMIFDIEGETGFRTREAAMIDELSERSEVVLATGGGAVETESNRQHLRSRGFVVYLKSPVESLIQRTKHDRNRPLLQTENPAQVLRDLMKRREPWYLEMADLVIETQQVPVHRVVKQIIDCLESEQIV comes from the coding sequence ATGTATAAAGAAAGTATATTTTTAGTAGGTCCTATGGGGGCTGGAAAGTCCACCGTAGGCAAATTATTAGCCGAAAAGTTGCACTACAGTTTTGTCGACAGCGATCATGAGATTGAGGCTCGAACGGGCGCGACGATTCCGATGATTTTTGATATTGAGGGTGAGACGGGTTTTCGAACTCGAGAAGCCGCGATGATTGATGAATTATCGGAGCGTTCAGAAGTGGTATTGGCAACAGGTGGCGGTGCGGTTGAAACGGAAAGTAATCGACAGCATTTGCGTTCCCGTGGATTTGTGGTCTATTTAAAGTCTCCCGTTGAGTCTTTAATTCAACGTACCAAACATGATCGTAATCGCCCCTTGTTGCAAACAGAGAACCCTGCACAAGTGTTAAGAGATTTGATGAAACGTCGTGAACCCTGGTATTTAGAGATGGCCGATTTGGTGATTGAAACACAGCAAGTACCCGTGCACCGTGTGGTCAAACAAATTATCGATTGTTTAGAATCTGAGCAGATCGTTTAG
- a CDS encoding D-hexose-6-phosphate mutarotase: MTSKYAKQFDVEGVKFTTRDGVELIHIENQFAKATITTYGATVLSFIPIGQRDVLWVSDTAVYDGTKPVRGGVPICWPWFGAANQPGLPAHGFVRNMVWQVEKVGKLENGETRISLVCKSNQETLKVWPHEFELKLCVQVNSSLTLTLTTVNLGDEPVEITEALHTYFAVANPIGLPIKGLENSTHLDKLIENAPAEVQKEVVVLNPAKDSVYLNQAGEISIVDSDNSREIIIEKRNSQSSVVWNPGPEIVKGFADIDDQAWLEFACVESGNVLDNVITVPAHSEHLLSVKYSVKTTL, encoded by the coding sequence ATGACAAGTAAATATGCAAAGCAGTTTGATGTAGAAGGCGTTAAATTTACCACTCGAGATGGTGTTGAACTGATTCATATCGAAAACCAGTTTGCCAAGGCAACCATTACCACTTATGGCGCTACTGTATTAAGTTTTATTCCAATTGGACAACGAGATGTGTTGTGGGTAAGTGATACGGCTGTTTATGATGGAACCAAGCCAGTAAGAGGTGGTGTTCCAATTTGTTGGCCATGGTTTGGGGCGGCAAATCAACCAGGCCTGCCAGCTCATGGCTTTGTGAGAAATATGGTTTGGCAAGTTGAAAAAGTAGGTAAGCTAGAAAATGGTGAAACACGTATTTCATTAGTCTGTAAGTCAAACCAAGAGACGCTTAAAGTTTGGCCACACGAATTTGAACTCAAGCTTTGTGTGCAAGTTAATTCAAGCTTAACTTTAACGCTAACTACCGTTAATTTGGGTGATGAGCCAGTAGAGATTACTGAAGCTTTGCATACTTATTTTGCGGTGGCCAATCCTATTGGGCTACCGATTAAAGGTTTAGAAAACAGTACGCACTTAGATAAGCTGATTGAGAATGCACCAGCAGAAGTTCAAAAAGAGGTGGTTGTGTTAAACCCCGCTAAAGATTCGGTATATTTAAATCAAGCGGGTGAAATCAGTATTGTGGATAGTGATAATTCACGTGAAATTATTATTGAAAAACGCAATTCACAATCGAGTGTGGTGTGGAACCCTGGTCCTGAAATTGTAAAAGGATTTGCCGATATCGATGACCAGGCCTGGTTAGAATTTGCCTGTGTAGAAAGCGGTAATGTTTTAGATAATGTGATTACGGTTCCCGCGCACTCTGAGCATTTATTAAGTGTCAAATACAGCGTAAAAACGACTTTATAG
- the ovoA gene encoding 5-histidylcysteine sulfoxide synthase, giving the protein MLTREDLITQPPKLLTGDIEAKRQEIKSYFNLTYDAYEALFLTLKSDSAFYERPCSLRHPLIFYFGHTATFFTNKLALAKLLPNRINPKIESMCAIGVDEMSWDDLDETHYDWPTADEVRTYRNQVRAAINELIDHIEFTLPIDWNSPMWPILMGIEHERIHLETSSVLIRQLPISSVQSHELFPICDQSGVAPQNQLCEVPAGEVLINHHDPAPVYGWDNEYGQHQAQVSAFKAAAFLVSNQEYFAFVEDGGYDKPEYWDNEGNQWRTFSPVKHPTFWVKKSDQAWYLRCMTEEIPMPWNWPVEVNQLEAHAFCQWKAQQTGLPIRLPSEDEYLRLREHSQALNYREQANFNLQKFASSTPVDENRTGDFYDVLGNVWQWTQTPIYPYEGFKVHPLYDDFTMPTFDNKHNLFTGGSWISTGNEINGYSRYAFRRHFFQHAGFRYIESKAKVQTEFSTYETDQSVSQYCEFHYGDEYFAVENFAKAYANIAINTIKNDAEFNEKEHLSVLELGCSVGRASFELAKHFNEVTGLDFSARFIQVANQLQETGSIRYTIPQEGEIMDFKAQTLVNLNLHEQADRCTFMQQDASNLKPHFTDYDMVVAVNLIDRLYEPAKFLTMIHERINSHGYLMIGSPYTWLEDFTEKTRWLGGYKDEKTGENVTTLEGLHAILDKHFVRVKAPFDVPFVIRETQRKYQHSLSEFTIWKKIT; this is encoded by the coding sequence ATGTTAACGAGAGAAGATTTAATTACCCAACCTCCCAAGCTTTTAACGGGAGATATTGAAGCTAAACGCCAAGAAATTAAATCTTATTTCAATCTCACCTACGATGCCTATGAAGCCCTGTTTTTAACGCTAAAATCCGATTCTGCTTTTTATGAACGCCCTTGTTCATTACGCCATCCTCTGATTTTTTATTTTGGTCATACCGCCACTTTTTTTACCAACAAACTGGCTTTAGCCAAGCTTTTACCCAATCGTATTAACCCCAAAATAGAGTCTATGTGCGCCATTGGCGTAGATGAAATGTCTTGGGACGATTTAGATGAAACCCACTATGACTGGCCAACAGCCGATGAAGTTAGAACTTATCGAAACCAGGTTCGAGCGGCAATAAATGAATTAATCGACCATATTGAATTTACACTGCCTATTGATTGGAATAGCCCAATGTGGCCAATCTTAATGGGCATAGAGCATGAACGTATCCATTTAGAAACCTCATCCGTACTCATTCGCCAACTGCCCATTAGCTCAGTTCAATCTCATGAGCTGTTTCCCATCTGTGACCAATCTGGCGTAGCACCACAAAACCAGCTTTGTGAAGTTCCTGCTGGCGAGGTATTAATCAATCACCATGATCCCGCTCCAGTCTATGGCTGGGATAATGAGTATGGGCAACATCAAGCTCAAGTCTCCGCTTTTAAGGCGGCTGCTTTTTTAGTCTCTAACCAAGAGTATTTCGCTTTTGTTGAAGATGGCGGCTATGACAAACCTGAATATTGGGATAATGAAGGCAATCAATGGCGTACTTTTAGCCCAGTAAAACACCCCACATTTTGGGTCAAAAAAAGTGACCAGGCCTGGTATTTACGATGCATGACCGAAGAGATCCCCATGCCTTGGAACTGGCCTGTTGAAGTTAACCAGCTTGAAGCACACGCCTTTTGCCAATGGAAAGCCCAACAGACAGGCCTGCCTATTCGCCTACCAAGCGAAGATGAGTACTTGCGTTTAAGAGAGCATAGTCAAGCACTGAATTATCGTGAACAAGCCAACTTTAATTTGCAAAAATTTGCCTCATCGACCCCTGTGGATGAAAACAGAACAGGCGATTTTTATGATGTTTTGGGCAATGTTTGGCAGTGGACTCAAACCCCAATTTACCCTTACGAAGGATTTAAAGTTCACCCACTCTATGACGACTTTACCATGCCGACTTTTGATAACAAACATAACCTCTTTACAGGTGGCAGTTGGATTTCAACGGGTAATGAAATCAATGGGTATTCACGTTACGCATTTCGCCGTCATTTCTTCCAGCACGCTGGTTTTCGTTATATCGAATCAAAAGCTAAAGTTCAGACTGAGTTTTCCACCTATGAGACCGATCAATCTGTTTCTCAATACTGCGAATTTCATTATGGGGATGAATATTTTGCGGTTGAAAACTTTGCTAAAGCGTATGCAAATATTGCTATCAATACCATTAAAAATGATGCCGAGTTTAATGAAAAAGAGCATTTAAGCGTTCTCGAATTGGGCTGCTCAGTTGGCCGTGCAAGTTTTGAGTTAGCAAAACACTTTAATGAAGTAACAGGCCTGGACTTCTCTGCTCGTTTCATCCAAGTTGCCAACCAATTGCAAGAAACAGGAAGTATCCGCTACACCATCCCGCAAGAAGGCGAAATCATGGACTTTAAAGCGCAAACATTAGTCAACTTAAACCTCCATGAACAAGCAGACCGTTGTACCTTTATGCAACAAGATGCCAGCAATCTTAAACCCCATTTTACCGATTACGATATGGTGGTTGCGGTTAACCTGATTGACCGATTATATGAACCCGCTAAATTTTTGACCATGATCCATGAACGTATCAATTCCCACGGTTATTTAATGATTGGCTCTCCGTACACCTGGTTAGAAGATTTTACCGAAAAAACGCGTTGGTTAGGCGGTTATAAAGATGAAAAAACGGGTGAGAATGTCACCACTTTAGAAGGTTTACACGCCATTCTAGACAAACACTTCGTTCGAGTTAAAGCCCCTTTTGACGTGCCTTTTGTGATTCGAGAAACCCAGCGAAAATATCAACATTCACTGTCTGAATTTACAATATGGAAAAAAATTACATAA